The following coding sequences lie in one Pseudomonas svalbardensis genomic window:
- the parS gene encoding type II RES/Xre toxin-antitoxin system antitoxin produces the protein MLSSIEEYLPGPPTPGSIWSTSELPSRGTPLHDLMHLGLPFEYFSLIANTLQVERKVISQAIGVSPASLARRAKTGRFSTIESDRLLALIAVFEQALSLFEDDVSAATKWMCSPVRGLGSRRPIDMLCTRVETNAVLDLIGRLERGVLV, from the coding sequence ATGCTGTCTTCGATCGAAGAGTACCTTCCTGGCCCACCAACTCCTGGAAGCATTTGGTCAACCTCAGAATTGCCCTCGCGCGGCACACCACTTCATGACCTCATGCACCTAGGTCTTCCTTTCGAGTATTTCAGTCTGATAGCGAACACTCTGCAGGTCGAGCGAAAGGTCATTTCTCAGGCCATCGGCGTATCCCCTGCATCCCTGGCACGTAGGGCAAAAACAGGACGCTTCAGCACCATTGAAAGCGACCGCTTGCTCGCATTGATTGCTGTCTTTGAGCAAGCTTTGTCCTTGTTCGAAGACGACGTGTCCGCTGCGACGAAATGGATGTGCTCGCCGGTTCGTGGACTTGGTTCGAGGCGCCCAATCGACATGTTGTGCACGAGGGTGGAAACGAACGCTGTCCTCGATCTTATCGGTCGACTGGAGAGGGGAGTGCTCGTTTAA